The following proteins come from a genomic window of Triticum aestivum cultivar Chinese Spring chromosome 6A, IWGSC CS RefSeq v2.1, whole genome shotgun sequence:
- the LOC123129181 gene encoding uncharacterized protein produces MACPPCPPSPLARVRLDDVAPHDGAAAPGYARAVGALAASLAGRGAAVLELPAADAAVLRCALESARAFFRGRHAAYLYRAGRTLEDGELSPACMADAFRCLGKAARAALCAIARHLRLRTDVFNQLLDDTPLPDNEVSSSELLVAYSHEQLQSGHTLMGCPSRSSMPQVDRGFVTLVASDYPGIEVCDPNGHWYLADGVSGPNNLLLLTGRALSHVTAGLCPISQYRVTNENRASLTFRLVPHANAILDCSPILAAGHCIRQVYQPIPASQFMDDSYAEEHAVSSHLEEPSESQGNFVSDPSLRSVLSDPLSGAFLEDAMVLQCGHSFGGVMLKKVIEMARCTICNGEVDPSSLFPNLALRAVATVVKMEDDRRLFHNAALRKRRKDVIEHKDVPKRTGSRKDNGELALDAESPVAFKGVQYPFVVGERVLIMGNKRTPEKFIGKEAVITSQCLNGWYLVKALDSGESTRLQYRSLRKVPELQLQTQARLQPLAFLGGRQ; encoded by the exons ATGGCATGCCCTCCTTgcccgccgtcgccgctcgccaGGGTGCGGCTCGACGACGTGGCGCCCCACGACGGCGCGGCCGCCCCGGGCTACGCGCGCGCCGTCGGCGCcctcgccgcctcgctcgccggccGCGGCGCCGCTGTGCTCGAGCTCCCCGCCGCCGACGCGGCCGTCCTCCGCTGCGCCCTCGAGTCGGCCCGCGCCTTCTTCCGCGGCCGCCACGCTGCCTACCTCTACCGCGCCGGGAG GACTTTGGAAGATGGAGAGTTGTCCCCTGCTTGCATGGCTGATGCTTTCAGATGTTTGGGCAAAGCAGCCCGGGCCGCCCTCTGTGCAATAGCACGGCACCTGCGCCTACGTACCGA CGTATTCAACCAATTACTTGATGATACTCCACTGCCGGATAACGAGGTCTCCTCATCAGAGTTGCTGGTGGCATATTCTCATGAACAGCTCCAAAGTGGTCACACACTCATGGGATGTCCCAGCAGGTCCTCAATGCCTCAAGTTGATAGGGGATTTGTGACGCTAGTTGCTTCCGATTATCCAGGAATTGAG GTTTGTGACCCAAATGGCCATTGGTACCTAGCTGATGGGGTTTCAGGCCCAAATAATCTATTGCTTCTGACTGGAAGGGCCCTAAGTCACGTTACCGCTGGTCTTTGCCCAATTTCCCAGTACAGGGTCACTAATGAAAATAG GGCATCACTCACCTTTAGGTTGGTCCCTCATGCCAACGCTATATTGGATTGCTCTCCAATTTTAGCTGCTGGGCATTGCATACGACAGGTGTACCAACCCATACCTGCAAGCCAATTTATGGATGATTCTTATGCTGAAGAGCATGCTGTTTCCAGTCACTTGGAAGAACCTTCT GAATCTCAGGGCAACTTTGTTAGTGACCCATCACTCAGAAGTGTCCTGTCAGACCCTCTATC TGGGGCTTTTCTTGAAGATGCTATGGTTCTCCAATGTGGGCACTCATTTGGTGGCGTCATGCTGAAGAAAGTCATTGAAATG GCTAGATGCACCATTTGCAATGGAGAAGTTGACCCATCCTCCTTGTTTCCTAATCTTG CTTTAAGAGCAGTAGCCACGGTGGTGAAGATGGAGGATGACAGGAGACTGTTTCATAACGCTGCTCTTCGGAAGCGCAGGAAAGATGTGATCGAGCATAAGGATGTGCCGAAGCGGACTGGGAGTCGCAAA GACAACGGTGAGCTTGCTCTGGATGCTGAAAGCCCGGTGGCATTCAAGGGAGTGCAGTACCCATTTGTAGTGGGCGAGAGGGTCCTCATCATG GGGAACAAAAGGACGCCGGAGAAATTCATCGGGAAGGAGGCGGTCATCACGTCGCAGTGTCTGAATGGCTG GTATCTTGTGAAGGCGCTCGACAGCGGAGAGAGTACGCGGCTGCAGTACCGGTCGCTGAGGAAAGTGCCGGAGCTGCAACTGCAGACGCAAGCGAGGCTGCAGCCCCTGGCATTTCTCGGTGGCAGACAATAG